The following DNA comes from Papaver somniferum cultivar HN1 chromosome 4, ASM357369v1, whole genome shotgun sequence.
AACCAATCCTGCAGTGGCAACAGACTCCAGATCTTTTAAAGGTGCCAAAACTGCATCCCACCAACATGAATTAATCCGCTTTGATGCAATCTGGTACCACTTCATACAGTACCTGAAATCAAGGGGTTAATAGTCACTTTCAGTAAAACTATAAATAATGACTGAACAACATCAGAAATTTCCAATTACATTACAATATTTAGTGATCTCGAATAATAAGAGTGACAGATATGAAAATATAAGAGACCTGCGAGTCACATCTTTAGCCCCATTCCCTGCAAAAGCAACTACGTATCTCAAAGATCTCCTGCAGGCAGCAGCTGCAGCTTCAACTTTTTGCTCACCATCAACAATAGCATTGACAGCATCAACATGCACCCACCTACCAGTCATGTTTTCTCCACTGCAAAATACTTCAGCCCAATGTAAAGGAGCTCCAACTTTTCTTGAACCAATTGCAACGGAGACCCCCTGACGAGAATTTGGGAACTCTTCATTTTGGactatttttagttttttatatggagatgaattATGTGATGAACTACAAGGCAAGTCATTCATTTCAGAACTTAACTTGGCATCATGGGCACCAGCTGCAGTGGCAGCGAGAGCCATTTCTAACTGCAATTCAAATTCCATATCACCTTTCCTCTTTGATCCTTCAACTTTCTTGGTTGAACATGCTATAGAGTTATTACTCTTGTCCGAAGCTGACATATCCTGTTTTCCGTCACTAATCGCACCAGAAACCTGAGCAGATTTTGACTGGTCGACTCTTCTTGCTGAGCTTCGTTCCTTGATTTTGCATGCACCCCCACTAGAAGTTCCAACATCTTCACTGAAGCCAGTTTTGGGGTGGGACAACTTGGTCGGAGAAATGGAAACTGGATCTAACTTGGGCACCATCAAAGTAGACGACTTAATTATGTCATTCTCAGTGCAAACTGCATCTTGGCTCAAACAGCCAGACATGCCCATATGTGGTTTGAGAGATACAGCATCAAGAATGGACACAAATCTGCAaacaaatcattcatcataaactGTTGAAGTCAGCTATTAGTTCAGTTCCAAAATAAGTAGATCCGCAAAATTGTGACTCAAGAAATTTTCCTGAAAGAAGTTACTAAGATACTTTCTGACAGAACGAACACAGAAAAAAATTGATGTGATACTATACCTAGTTGAAAGATTGAGAGCTCTGAATAACGCCACAGATAATGCAGAAATCTGGAAAGAGTGAAGGATAGTAGTAGTTAGTAGTTCACTTATTTGCTTAGATAGTAGTAGTTAGTAGTTCAACCCCAAAATTATGAAGTAGAATGAACCAGCACTTCTTAGATTTGGAGTCTGGACTTCTGCCACCTAACACTCTCAATGTTCTTTGAGATTTGCTCAGATAAATTAAGTCatgttcttttttattttattttttttttttctttcgacattttcattttttattttttttcatgacTAAATAGCTAGGATGAAGATACCTCTTCTGCAGTTCCTTTACCATTTTCAACAGCCGCAGCCAGACTTGACTGAAATAGTCTCTCTGAACTAGTTGGGTTTGTAACATGAAAGTTATCATGGAACTGCAGCCAAAATCAATTTTACATTGAAGAATCAAATACGATTGCAAAAAGCTATATATCAGTAAGAAAAGATGGGACGTGTATCATGAGGCAACAGAGCATACCCATCTGACAATGGAACCTAAATCCTTAGCAGTCAACTTTGGAACTTCTGTTATCTTCAGCAAGTATGTCGGTAAAAGCGAAAGCAAGGCCGCCTGCCGTCAAGATCACTATCTTAAATTTTAATTTGATGGAACAAACATATATATACCCAAAAATGTGACCGTTCATGAGACTGTGAAACATCAATGGAAAGCAAGGAAACACCTGAATAAGAGGATCGCTGCAAGCTCTATCAACGATCCTTCCACGTGCTAGTAAGCACAGCAAGTGAGTCTTATGTGCTAGTTCAGCCAATTCCTAAGACATAACATAACTTTTTTAGTTTTGGCCAACTAAAATAAACCGTAATCACAATTACACAAACAATTAATGTACAACAACCATTCACCTTGTCTTCCGCCGAAGCTCTTCGAATAGGTTTGCGcttagaagaagatggagaatcaTTAAATTCAATAACCATTTCCCTCGCCACATTATTCTCCGAATTGCCGTCAACATCCTCTCCCCCAGATACATAACCATCTTCCCAATCAAATTCATCCGCATCTTCTTTCTTGTCAGGACTAAAACTCCTTACCGCTTCCACATTCTTTTCTGGTAAAACACTTTCACTTCCAACAACAACACTATTTGTAACCTCTATGCTTGCTTTCTCTTCATCATTATCATTTCCATTTACCTCAGCCTGAAGAAAATATAATGAAAATTCTTTTGCTGCCGCCATTAAGACAGAAAAATAAAATGCTTTAGAAATTGAGTCGAACCTTGAAGGCATCAGGTTGGGTAAGATTGAGGGATTTCTTCGCCTTGGACGAGCCACCGCCACGAGAGTTTACACGTTTCTTGCCAACACCTCCCTTTGATTTACCTGACAAGATCACAAGTATATTGAATCACATATCATACTAGAGCAAATACAAACCCTAACTGTAAATTGGTCTAAAAAGAACGAGTAAAGTACGTACTCGCCGAtgaatcttcttcttgtttttgagGTTGCTGTTTAGATTGACTTCTTGTTGTTCGCATTTTATTTGATTGGatttaaaagtgttgatgattgagagaatgaagttttttttttctcccgGGAAATTTCAAAATGAATCGAGGAGATGTCTCTTCAGTTATAAACAAAGTGAGTCAGGACCGAGTTGGGATGTAGGACTAATACGTAAATATGTAAACTTTTATGGACTTTTTTATAAACCTAAAATAGACTAAAGTCTTGCCTATTTTAGGTTTTATTAGTTTCCTTCTCTGCTCGGTCTCTCAACCGTATCTTTCTTCTTATATATTCTCAATCTCATCTTCTCTCTCCGGTAACTGAATCGAAACCCTAATAATTTCTGAAGCTAATAATCGATCTCTCATCTCTTGCTCTTACGCTCGCGGAATAaacttttgataaaaaaaaattcaggtAATCTTTTTCTTTGTTCGTTTGTTTGATCTGTATTTTTCCTGATCTATTTAGGGTTTTGTATGGATCCAtctaatttattaggttttatgaTTGTGTTATTTGGTGTAAAATTCAATCTTTAATCGAATATTATTATAGAAGCTCCAAGATTTAGATGTTGAAACATGGTGATTAATTAATCAAATCTTACAACGCAATAACGAGTGTATTGTGCTTGTTTGGGATTAAACATGGTTATATTTTCCTTGTAGCAGAAAAAAGAAGTCTCTTCTTCGCACCTTTAAATTAACCCGGATAGATAACCGACTGAGCCGTTTACCTAGCTACCACTCCCTAATTACTATTGATTTTAGGATGCTTTAGTACGTGTTGCTACTAAATTAACTAAATTTAATTGAGTTGTTATTCGTCAATTAAACTTAGCGTTCAGATCTATAATATGATTGACAAATTTGTTAGATTGGTCTTGAATCAATTTTGAGTAAATTTTAATTGATGTGTGCAGTTTGTGCAATTCCGTTCACATAACTAGTTAATCAACGAATTCAATGGCGACAACTTTGGACATGGCACTTGATGATATTATAAAGATCAACAAAAAGCAGAGTAATAATGGCGGTAGAGGGAGAGGACGAGGGAAGGGTCGCCAAGGCCAAGGCAAATCACAAGGAGTCGCATTAAACCGTGGAAAGGGAATGCGAGTAGCTTCTAAAGGGTCACTCAAGGTGAAAGCTCGGCCATCGGGTTTCAAATCAACTGCAAAGGCAAGCTCGAAATACCATTGATGTTTTTTGCTGTATGTTCAAGAACCAATTAAAAGAAATCATCATCTTTAGAACTCAATAATTACTAGGAGAGGGGATAGTTCTATAGCAAGGACAAGCTCAGTCGAAGTTCTCATCAAGAAAGAAATTTTGGTTTGCATGTCTTGCTTATATCGTAATCATCATTGGTTGTTCATAGTTTAGTGGGTGTTATTATAAGGAACTATTTGGAGCTTCTTGATATGTGTGAAAATCATCAGTGCTGCCTACAATTATTATGATAGAGTTCACTGTCTGAGGAGCTttcttctgttgagctttttcaatGCAAGTGCTCACCAGGACCATGCATATCATCAGCTTATCTGTAGTGGGGTGGAATCATCTATTCCCATTATCATCGACGCACTATTTTTATTTTGCGACCATTCTAGTTTTTTTTATTGCTTCTTACTGAGAGAAATGCAATTTTAGTTGCTTCTAGTCGGCTATAattgttttagaatttactgtTTTCATCTCCTGGAATTTCTCACTATGGATGGcttgaagagaattgaattaTGATCTCCGTGGCATCGTGGTGATATGATCTTCTAGTTTGGATATTCATACATGGTCAATTTGCTCACTCGTTCTCCTAACTTGGATTTTTGTAAACGTCCTTCAATCAGCCCTCCAGAACCAAAGGTATTTCGTTGAAGCCTGATTTGTTTGAAGATAGCCTAGTGGCTGCTGGGTATCCTGGGATTGAAACTGGCACAAAGCTATATGTTTCTAATCTGGATATAGGAGTAACCAACGAAGATATCAAGGCATGTCGTGATTTAGCTATATGTTTCTCTTTCTTGTTCATATTCATAATCCTCTGGGAAGGGCCTAACACCTGTTATTTCGTATATGATGGTTGGATTCGCATTCAGGAGCTCTTTTCTGAGATAGGAAGTCTGAAGAGATACTCAGTTCATTATGACATGAATGGTCGACCAAATGTAAGCATTGTTTTATCTTTCTACTTTTCGACTGCAGCAGTAACTGTTGCAGGATTAATGCACTATTTAAAAGGGTTAGGGCGTCTTCTTTTGCTTTTGCATCTGGTACTGGAAATTGTAACTATTACGTGGTTATTATGCTGCTCACTTGTCTGAAAAGGAGCTTGTAATTGGTGTAGGGATCAGCCGAGGTGGTGTTTAATCGAAAGGCTGATGGATTAACAGCCATGAAGCGTTATAATAATGTTCAACTTGATGGCAAGGCGATGAAGATAGAGATCATAGGTACCAGCTTGGCAGCACCAGTTTCAACTCGTATTAATGTGATTGGAGCTAATGGAAGAGGGAAAAGGACAGTCATTATGACGTATGtacctctctctctttttttactTGTTGCTATGAGCGGGAAGTTACATTTCAATAGTAATTTTAAATATATTTATACCATGTCTTATCTAATTGAAAGGTGTAGATATTTTTTCCTTGAGATAAGGCTAATTATTGTTTGTCTCGTAAGATACCGAGTGTTGAGGCCCTTAACCAGTTGGATAAGTTATACTGAGTCCTCCAAGAATTGGATATTAGTTATGTCGAGTCCTCCAAGACATACCATTAACTTTATAATTTGTGGTTCACACCTGATAATTTTACTTGGTCGTCAAGTTTACTTCCTTTTGGTTAAGATGTTTTTCTGGAGTTATTTTGCGTCTTGATCATGTCTGaggaaactttgatgttgtaacgATGTTTCAGCATTttatctaatttttgaaaattttgcagGCCGGGCATGGGTCGAGGAGGAGGCTCTGGTTTGTCAAATCGTGGAGGTAGTACAAGGTATGGTGTTAATACAGGCTCCTTTAAGTTTTGCTAACTAGTCCTGAACGTATTGTTTTTAGTTCTAAGGTTTTTGGGCGCAGTCACTGAGTCTTTCCCATAATCTCATCACAATTATTATTGTGAAGATTAGAACCCTTCCAAGATTAGGACCCTTCCAAATGCcaataaatgttttttttttcttctgatttgtAAATTTTGACTGTATTAATTTTATTTCAAGTAATGCAGCATTTGTGACAATTGcctgtttttttttgcattttctgcTTGTAGGAACAACCGTGGTGGTGCTCAACGTGGTCGTGGTGGAGCTAAAAGCGGAGGTGGCGGTGGCGGCACCGGCCGTGGCCGAGGTGGCGGTCGTGGAAAGACTAAACCAACTGTTAAGTCTAGCAGTGAGCTTGATGCTGAACTAGAGAGTTATCATGCTGAAGCTATGCAATCTTAGTAAATATTTGCCCCCAACTAGTTGAGTACAAGGAGTGACTCTATTGTATAAAAACCATCCTCCTGTGGTAGCTTCTTTTGAATCTTTTGCTTTGGGATACTTGCTTTTCTTTTGTCCTCGGCATCTTTGCAGTTTGTCAATCGAGTATTCTTTTTCTCTTAGCAGGAATATCATGTGCATGGTCTCAAAATGATTTTTGTCCCAACTTTGAGGAAAATCAAGAACACAAAAAACTACATACCCTTTAATATTGCAATCCAAAACTGACTCTCTTGCCCAGCCCTAGAGGTAAAAGATCTGGCAGCTACAACTTACAATAAGATAATATTGAGAAAGAGCTATTAGAAGAACTAGCACACAATCGTGGTTTATAACCCACACACAATCGTGGTTTATAAAACGCACACAATCGTGGTTTATGAAATACAGAATTTACTGTTCTATCTTGATATCTTCCTTATCTTCCTTCAGAGCTAGTTCTCCTGAATCGCGTTTACTGAACAGTTTCTCAACTATGTCACTCCAGTTGGTTCTTTTCCTTTCGGACTTCGATTTCTTGTCTTCTGTTTGTGTGTCCTGATATGCTGAAGCACCTGATGCTTCTTCCTCACCTGTTATGGTGAGTGGAGGTGGTTGCTCTTCCTCTGTTGTGGCATGAGGCACATTCAAGCTAACAGCTCTCTCCAATGCATCCTTGTGCTCTTTCTGAAGCGTCTGTAACCTTTCAAGCTTCTGAACCATAGGGGCAGTTGTTACCACTTCCTCACTGCTTTCTTTCATCCGCTGCAGAAAGTATGCAACATTAGCTTCCAGTTTCAAGAGAAGGAACTACTCTGTAATTACCAGTACCAAAAGTGGCACTTCTGCTGTGAGAAACTTCAACAAATTATTCCAGGTTAAATTTCTCCAATCCACAATAAAACAAAAACTGGTCAATTCCAACCACTTGGCACATTGCACTTGGCGCATTGAGGTGTTGTTTTTTACCAAAATAAGTTCCCACCAATCACTAATTATATCTCAAAGAAAGAGTGTAAGTTATAGCTAAAAACAAGCGAAAGATGAAGAACACTTCGTACTCACTTCCAAAGCTTTTCGTGCTTCTCTTTCAATCCAAATGATAGCATGATCTGATGTTGCATTGCTTGACAGCACAATATGTTCAAATCTTTCTTCAACTGGAATGGCAGTTCTGACCTCAGGAGGATATCTCCCACATCTGCGTTTATTCAGATTCAGCAGCAACAAGCGACTCAGATTCATCACAACAACCAGAAATAGTTTCTGCGGAATTAAACTAGTGTAATTACCCTTCATTCATTTTTCCGATAGAAAGTTCTCAAGACTGCTGGGAATGAAGTTGCACAAAGATTATGTAACAGCGACTCATTGGTTTTTACGAGATTTTAATTTCCTCGTAAGGACACGTATTGCCCCTAGTACTCGTACTGGACGGACGTGGAAGCAGCAACAGCTTTGGTGGACTTAAATTCTAACATTTCTGCGTCCTAGTTCTATAAAGCACGAAATAATACAAAGAATGAAAGATATGAGACATTCTAAGAATATAGATGGtcacatgttatttgatcaaaatATAACTCATGTATAGTTAAGACTATACATAATTGATATGCTGGATGGCATGCCCCCgttttccttgtttttttttccttcggtCGTGTGAAGAGGCCGTACCAATAGTCGTACCAGTACCATTGTTACCCAGCTAAGATTCTAAATGGGATATTATCATTAGCAGATATTCTATGTGTTTATGTCTTTAATTTGACAAATCATCAAGAATGTAAAAAAATGACCACAAAACCAAAACAAATGAAACTTCCGTAATCATTCCCAAGAAgctgaaacaaaagaaaatccaAAACACAACTAAGAGGGTACCTGCAAAACTTCCTTTCTACAATATGATACATTCTTCCAGGAGCATAAAGCCTTCTTGGATCTCTAAGCTTTCTACCTTCCGGTATGAAGGTGTCTCTCATGCAAACCAAAAATAATAGGCAAGGCAAGCTGTCCAAAGCATTAAGACCTGGTTTAAGAAATACTCACTTAAATGCTGAAAAAGAAATTGGTGGTTTTCTAACCTAAATTTATAAAGTGGACTAAGAacacaaacaaagaaaaaatagACATGATTACAGAACCAACAACAAAAAAGTAGGAGGATGTAAACAAGATCTAAAAAGAAAGGGAAAACACAATTGTAGTAAAACGAACCAGAAAATTGATTTGAAAACATCTTCCAGAGGTGTCGGTGTTCTTGGTAAGAAGTCATCCTGAAAGAGAAGATAACAAGTACCACCCATCAGTGTCTAGTGAAAAAGAAGACAAGGCATATCAAACTAATCTAGatagaaagaaaaaatatttaactaGAAAGAGAAACCGCATCAAGGAAATTCACAGTGATCAGTTGCAACTATGCACCATGAGTATGGTATTACGGGTTACATTGTAACATTAATACCCTATACCCACATTGAAATGTTTATGGAACAGAAGGTGAGAAGACTAAAACTTTCGCATATCAATTTCCGCAAAACCTATATAAGGATCATTAGATAAATGTGGTGATGAAACTAAACTATGAAATTGCCAAGTGATCCAAGTGACTCACGAAGGCATTGCAGTAGCCATTGATTCTCCTTTTTCTAGCTAAGTTCTATCAAcccactatcttgagttcctcCTAGTCCTAAGGAGCTAAAACAACATACATCAGCGACAGTTCAAATCACCACAAATAAGACATAATCAAGAACCTCCTCTTATGGATTCGGACGTGCATCGATTATAAAAGATTCAATGAGCTTGATTTCATCAAAAAGTAAAACTTAAGCATCAGACTTACTTGCAATATAACAGAGTTGATAACATCTGCATATTTGACAGCTAAATTCAAAGACATACATCTAGCTGGAGCAATAGCATAACACTTCACATTACTCCTCGGAATCCCCCCTAATTGATTCCGATGATTCACCACCACAATTGTCAACAATGCCGCCACCCCCGACCCCAACGAATGCCCAGCAAATATCATCTTATACCTAAATCATCACAAAAACATCATTAAAAGACCCAAAAACAAAAGATTaccaaaaatggaaaaaaaatatgaTCACCAATTGAGTTATACCTAGATCCATTATCAAGCCATAAACTCTTCAAAGTATCAGACTCTTGATTCAATAACCAAATAGCAGATTTTAACAAACCATGATGAACATAACCACCATCAAACATTTGCATACCCAATCGATTATCTAATAATAGTTTATAATCACTTTGACTAACTAAATTCAAACCCCGTATAGCTAAAACAATTTCTTGATTTGTATGATCAATATAAATCAAATAAGGTGGTGCACGACCATTATTCTGTTCATATGTCACTCTTTTAATTACCCAATCTGGGTTCATACCATAACCACAATCAGGCCCAAATCTTGGGTTTCTTAAATCATCTTCATAAACAGCTAAAATTGCTCTACAAATTCTTGGTATTGGTTCGAAATCTTCTGGGGTTGATAATGGCCATGTTGCACTATCATCTGAACCAACATATGTACATCTTTTCCATATCCATCTTGTTACTCCTAGACATAGTACACATTCAACTCCGCATGTAAGGgacatttttcttttttggggGTGTTTGTTTGAGCTGGATTTTCTTGAATCAGGACtggttttgggtttgtatttttttcttcagaGAGAGAAGGAAGAAAGAGTGTCTGAATAGTAGAGAAAGGAATAAGTAAAAAGACAATCTAGATTGATTTCGAGTGACGACAACTAAAAACACCTGTATTACTTCATTATTACTACAGTACTACCAAACCAATATAGATTAGTGGAAAAATACATAGATATACTTCTTCCCACTGGGGGAGCCAACTTGGTTTTGTATTTTAAAATGGCATTTGAGTACAACTGCAGAGACTCTGTTGGTTTTTGACCTATTCTAGCAATTGTAGTGACGGTGGATTGTACCAGTTCAATTGTATAAGTTGTTCTCTGGTAGGTTCTTTTTTTTTCAGAAAGTTACGTggattgaaaagaaaacagagatTACATAGGAACATCTTGTATGTTGGTTGGGGTATTGGCTTCTACCACCATACTGTTGACCTCATTTATTGTACTACAGTTCATAACAGAATGTGAAGAAAGAAAATCCGAAAGCAAAGAATTAGAAATGAAACGAGACATCTATAACCAGATTTGCTTATATATCCCCTTCGTACACGCTTTTTTTGCTAAAGTATTAGTCACTTCATTGCATCtcatgtttttaaaaacaaaatccaAAAAATTATTGCAGGACTGAAGAATCCTTACTGCTTCTGAAACTATCGCCTGTTTCCTCTAAAAAATGTTGTTGGACTTGTTCTGAGCATAGAGAATCAGCCTTTGACAGTCACCTTCCACCCAGAAATTTCTTAACTCCATACTCTTTTCCCAACAAGCTGCTTCCAGCAAACTCAAAGCCTCTGCTTCTTCTGCAGTAAAGGCTCTGATGGACCCAGCTTTAGCTTGCACAACTTCTCCTGTTTCATTTCGCAAAATCATACCATAGCCAGCAGGTGAGATGTTATCAATCCACGATACATCAAAGTTAATCTTTAATTGATTAGTTAAGGGTTTTGTctgaaaaagctggggtctaaaaaccacacccagtatttcgttcggcaatctgaatagataaATTCCAatgtaatttcaagagaatcaactagacagtcagactcaatctagagaaaagtatatcaaagagttttatatctctatctctcgattcaatctgcaatcagcaaataggaatttgcgagcccgattgaatataagagaaataacttgaacggtaccagagaccaatgttcaaggatcaatcaatttcaatcaacaaccaaaagttggatttaccaattgatcaattcaacgcacagcctgtgatatttctattatataacaaaatataattcggaaaagaaataacacagacaccagaattgtgttaacgaggaaaaccgcaaatgcagaaaacccccgggacctagtccaactttgaacaccacactgtattaagccgctacagacactagcctactaccaatgaacttcagactgggatgtagttgaaccctaatcaatctcacactgatcaaggtacagttgagctccttacatctctgaaccccagcaggattctacgcacttgattcccttagctgatctcacccacaaccaagagttgttacgacccaaagtcgaagacttgataaacaaatctgtttcacacataaaaatctattgaaatagataaatatgtctcaacacagaaatacctacgagttttgttccgtattttgataaatcaaggtgcacaggaaccaattaataaaccagacttatattctcgaagaacaacctagtattatcaatcacctcacaataatcttaatcgtatgatagcgaaacaagatattgtggaatcacaaacgatgagacgaagatgtttgtgactacttttaatcttacctatcggagataaatctcaagcaaatcctagtaaagataatactcaatcacgatagaagaagtaagatcagaacacgcaactacagagaaaatagttgggtctggattcacaatcccagtgaagtctttaagtcgttaacctacatggtttcgtgaaaaatctaagttaaaggagaatcgaatctagtcgcaactagtatcacacaggaggtgtggggattaagtttcccagttgctagagttctcccttatatagttttcaaattagggtttacaatctaagttaccttggtaacaaagcattcaatattcaccgttagatgaaaacctgattagactcgagctaatatatttcaatcgttagatcaaacttagcttgttatacacaaatgaaatgtaccctcatttaggtttgagtaaccatacctaaacgtgtacaccatgttggctcaacagtagttaaccgaggttagatatatgaacactctcatatcaaccttaatcatcttaatcacaacttgttcaaatgactcaaatgaaactagttatagagttgttcaattgtt
Coding sequences within:
- the LOC113275579 gene encoding DNA repair protein RAD4-like isoform X1, with protein sequence MRTTRSQSKQQPQKQEEDSSASKSKGGVGKKRVNSRGGGSSKAKKSLNLTQPDAFKAEVNGNDNDEEKASIEVTNSVVVGSESVLPEKNVEAVRSFSPDKKEDADEFDWEDGYVSGGEDVDGNSENNVAREMVIEFNDSPSSSKRKPIRRASAEDKELAELAHKTHLLCLLARGRIVDRACSDPLIQAALLSLLPTYLLKITEVPKLTAKDLGSIVRWFHDNFHVTNPTSSERLFQSSLAAAVENGKGTAEEISALSVALFRALNLSTRFVSILDAVSLKPHMGMSGCLSQDAVCTENDIIKSSTLMVPKLDPVSISPTKLSHPKTGFSEDVGTSSGGACKIKERSSARRVDQSKSAQVSGAISDGKQDMSASDKSNNSIACSTKKVEGSKRKGDMEFELQLEMALAATAAGAHDAKLSSEMNDLPCSSSHNSSPYKKLKIVQNEEFPNSRQGVSVAIGSRKVGAPLHWAEVFCSGENMTGRWVHVDAVNAIVDGEQKVEAAAAACRRSLRYVVAFAGNGAKDVTRRYCMKWYQIASKRINSCWWDAVLAPLKDLESVATAGLVHLEASSNTTSSNLYKVKTLEKCSSTEGGVKSSSVQEHPVYCSANEMHGMKETKQNLMNMGVQSSSQCGMATRNSLEDMELQTRALTEPLPTNQQAYRNHHLYALERWLTKNQILHPKDPILGYCSGHPVYPRNCVQTLHSQHRWLREALQVKASEKPAKLVKRSSKIGKVQASEPEADKEDEGEENIALYGRWQLEPLNLPCAVNGIVPRNERGQVDVWSEKCLPHGTVHLRLPRVYTVAKRLGIDSAPAMVGFDFRNGRTVPIFEGIVVCTEFKDAILQAYAEEEERREAAEKKRNEAQAISRWYQLLSSIITRQRLNQTYGDDSCPQTSHVAKQIDNDICHTEITKSEDEMQSNAQYRQDYGHNSRSDFAQGHEHIYPIDNQSFDEESSIRTKHCPCGFSVQVEEL
- the LOC113275579 gene encoding DNA repair protein RAD4-like isoform X2, with protein sequence MELAELAHKTHLLCLLARGRIVDRACSDPLIQAALLSLLPTYLLKITEVPKLTAKDLGSIVRWFHDNFHVTNPTSSERLFQSSLAAAVENGKGTAEEISALSVALFRALNLSTRFVSILDAVSLKPHMGMSGCLSQDAVCTENDIIKSSTLMVPKLDPVSISPTKLSHPKTGFSEDVGTSSGGACKIKERSSARRVDQSKSAQVSGAISDGKQDMSASDKSNNSIACSTKKVEGSKRKGDMEFELQLEMALAATAAGAHDAKLSSEMNDLPCSSSHNSSPYKKLKIVQNEEFPNSRQGVSVAIGSRKVGAPLHWAEVFCSGENMTGRWVHVDAVNAIVDGEQKVEAAAAACRRSLRYVVAFAGNGAKDVTRRYCMKWYQIASKRINSCWWDAVLAPLKDLESVATAGLVHLEASSNTTSSNLYKVKTLEKCSSTEGGVKSSSVQEHPVYCSANEMHGMKETKQNLMNMGVQSSSQCGMATRNSLEDMELQTRALTEPLPTNQQAYRNHHLYALERWLTKNQILHPKDPILGYCSGHPVYPRNCVQTLHSQHRWLREALQVKASEKPAKLVKRSSKIGKVQASEPEADKEDEGEENIALYGRWQLEPLNLPCAVNGIVPRNERGQVDVWSEKCLPHGTVHLRLPRVYTVAKRLGIDSAPAMVGFDFRNGRTVPIFEGIVVCTEFKDAILQAYAEEEERREAAEKKRNEAQAISRWYQLLSSIITRQRLNQTYGDDSCPQTSHVAKQIDNDICHTEITKSEDEMQSNAQYRQDYGHNSRSDFAQGHEHIYPIDNQSFDEESSIRTKHCPCGFSVQVEEL
- the LOC113275580 gene encoding uncharacterized protein LOC113275580; this translates as MSLTCGVECVLCLGVTRWIWKRCTYVGSDDSATWPLSTPEDFEPIPRICRAILAVYEDDLRNPRFGPDCGYGMNPDWVIKRVTYEQNNGRAPPYLIYIDHTNQEIVLAIRGLNLVSQSDYKLLLDNRLGMQMFDGGYVHHGLLKSAIWLLNQESDTLKSLWLDNGSRYKMIFAGHSLGSGVAALLTIVVVNHRNQLGGIPRSNVKCYAIAPARCMSLNLAVKYADVINSVILQDDFLPRTPTPLEDVFKSIFCLPCLLFLVCMRDTFIPEGRKLRDPRRLYAPGRMYHIVERKFCRCGRYPPEVRTAIPVEERFEHIVLSSNATSDHAIIWIEREARKALERMKESSEEVVTTAPMVQKLERLQTLQKEHKDALERAVSLNVPHATTEEEQPPPLTITGEEEASGASAYQDTQTEDKKSKSERKRTNWSDIVEKLFSKRDSGELALKEDKEDIKIEQ
- the LOC113275581 gene encoding THO complex subunit 4C-like, translating into MATTLDMALDDIIKINKKQSNNGGRGRGRGKGRQGQGKSQGVALNRGKGMRVASKGSLKVKARPSGFKSTAKPSRTKGISLKPDLFEDSLVAAGYPGIETGTKLYVSNLDIGVTNEDIKELFSEIGSLKRYSVHYDMNGRPNGSAEVVFNRKADGLTAMKRYNNVQLDGKAMKIEIIGTSLAAPVSTRINVIGANGRGKRTVIMTPGMGRGGGSGLSNRGGSTRNNRGGAQRGRGGAKSGGGGGGTGRGRGGGRGKTKPTVKSSSELDAELESYHAEAMQS